The genomic window ATCGATTTCCACCACCGGCACGGGCGCTTCCGGCGAAAGACGAGTTGCGCCACCAAAGAGAAAACGATCCAGCATCAGGTCGCCCAGGACCGCGACCCGCCGGCCACGAAAGTCCCGCACAATCCTCTCGAATCGCTTGCTCGAAATATTCATGACCACCGCTTATCAAAAAGGTCGAAGAGTCAAAGAGTCGAAGAGACCTTCGACTCTGCGTCTCTTCATCCCATCTCTGCCCGATGGAGACAGAGCTCAGGCGGACTCGATCTTGGCTTCGTCCACCAGCATCACCGGAATATCGTCTTTAATCGGATAGACGCGGTGGCAGGTACTGCATTTGAGCCCCTGGCTGTCGGGCGTTAGCTTCACGGGAGTCTTGCAGAGCGGGCAGACCAGGATTTCCAACAGCTCTTTGCTGATTGCCATCGTCCAACTCCTCAGAAAGGCAAATGACTTTAGCAAACGCCGGACGGAAAAGACAAGCGCCTGTCCATGCCTGCGCCCGTCAGGGCAAACGCGACAATCGAAGCGTAATCTCGAGGTCGCGGCCGGCACCGGCGGGCACATTCGCATCCCACACCGGCATGACACCTGATCCCTGGTACACGGCGTCAAAGCCCGACTCGGATTGCGAAACCGTCCACGTCGGCGCGATCCAGAGCCGCGCCGCCCCCGAAGCGGAAATCTCCACCTGGAGGCGATCCCACTCGTCCACGGCCCCGATCCAATCGGGGCTCGCCGTTTCGCCGCACCATGCCAGCGGCTCCTGCCGGCTCCCGGACAAGAGCCAGTAGCGGTCCGGCGAATTGGCCGCCAGCAGATTCACAATCAGCTCGACGCCCAAAGCTCCTTCGAGTGCTTGCTCGGAATGGTTGTGTATTCCCAGCCGGCAGGTGAGGGCAAACTCTTTGCTGTTTTCAGCCCAGGAAAAAACTTTGGCAAGCTCAAGGCCCCTCTGCTCCTGGCCCTTCCAAACGAAATGAACGGAGTGAGCGCCCGCGTCGGCGACGCTCCAGGCGCCCTTCGCCGGATCCACCAACTCGCCGAGTTCCAGGGCGACGAAGTCTTCCACTGTCTTGCCCTTCGGAAAGAGATAGCAGCGAAAACTGTGGCGCGGGTAATGGTCGTAGCGGAGGAGACGAAGCAACCTCTCACCCAGCGCATGACCCTGTTCATGAATGGAAGGCAGCCCGGCGTCGGCTCGG from Candidatus Acidiferrales bacterium includes these protein-coding regions:
- a CDS encoding Trm112 family protein, whose amino-acid sequence is MAISKELLEILVCPLCKTPVKLTPDSQGLKCSTCHRVYPIKDDIPVMLVDEAKIESA